The following are encoded together in the Candidatus Bandiella woodruffii genome:
- the dksA gene encoding RNA polymerase-binding protein DksA: MNEPIVKLPKNYKPTEDEEYMNPLQLEYFRQKLLVWKENLKKDSMETMDNLKNENLNEPDLNDRASVETEVSFELRTRDRYRKLIEKIDAALQRIKTGSYGFCVKSFEPIGIKRLEARPIATLSINAQEEHERAEKVYSDE; this comes from the coding sequence ATGAATGAGCCAATAGTCAAACTTCCAAAAAACTATAAGCCTACAGAAGATGAAGAATACATGAATCCACTACAGTTGGAATATTTTAGGCAAAAACTCCTGGTTTGGAAAGAAAATCTGAAAAAAGATTCTATGGAAACGATGGATAACTTAAAAAATGAAAACCTGAATGAGCCAGATTTGAACGATAGAGCGTCGGTTGAAACTGAAGTAAGCTTTGAATTAAGAACCAGAGACAGATATAGGAAATTAATAGAAAAGATAGATGCGGCTTTGCAAAGAATTAAAACTGGGAGCTATGGTTTTTGCGTTAAAAGTTTTGAACCAATAGGGATTAAAAGGTTGGAAGCAAGACCTATTGCAACACTGAGCATAAACGCTCAAGAAGAACATGAAAGGGCAGAAAAGGTATACAGCGACGAGTAA
- the uvrC gene encoding excinuclease ABC subunit UvrC has translation MNEIDIKRGISVIRNSVKNLDSRPGIYKMIGSADEILYIGKAKNLAKRVSQYAHVSKLPYRLKRMVSLLHKIDVLTTKTETQALILESDLIKTTQPKYNVALKDDKSFAYLALDNDHDFPKMRKFRGKKQSNAIYYGPFLSVEKLDKTIVELQKLFLIRNCSDHYFATRKRPCLMYQIKRCSAPCVGKITKEGYNRSINDLKLFLAGKTKKIHTNFMDEMHHFSDKLEYEKAASIRDKIRLLTYIQSKNVFHKLAEKNIDIFIIHEEKNEQEFCIQVFMVRDGHNFGSKLQFLDRHPGVFKDEALSRYIVQFYQNKPIPKEIWSNIDIKDTQSISAVLAKKIKITTPKTGEKKNVIEFALDNTKDAYKQYLDNNLAKAEIFNELAIKFDLLHSPETIEVYDNSHNHGSYAVGCMIAVGQEGFIKNAYRKYSMTNSEISMDDFAMLKEVMKRRFGKPSKEIRVPDLIIIDGGKGQLSAVCSELEKLGISNTHVIAMSKGPDRNAGREFFHQPGRQAFQLEKDSKLLLFLQKIRDEAHRFAITSHRKLIRQSVQKSGLDNIKGIGDKRKKILLSHFGSINQLKSASQEDIAKVKGLNQKLAKSIFQYISE, from the coding sequence ATGAACGAGATTGATATAAAAAGGGGAATATCAGTCATTAGAAACAGTGTGAAGAATTTAGATTCAAGACCTGGTATATATAAGATGATTGGCAGTGCTGATGAAATATTATACATCGGCAAAGCCAAAAATCTTGCCAAGAGAGTCTCGCAATATGCCCATGTTTCAAAGTTACCATATCGATTAAAAAGAATGGTCTCCTTGTTGCATAAAATAGATGTTTTAACCACAAAAACTGAGACACAAGCGTTGATCTTGGAATCTGATTTGATCAAAACGACTCAGCCAAAATACAATGTAGCTCTTAAAGACGATAAATCTTTCGCATATCTGGCCCTGGATAATGACCATGATTTTCCAAAGATGCGTAAGTTTAGAGGGAAAAAACAATCTAATGCAATTTATTACGGCCCCTTCTTGTCAGTTGAAAAATTGGATAAAACAATAGTTGAACTACAAAAATTATTTTTAATTCGCAACTGTTCAGATCATTACTTCGCGACAAGAAAAAGACCATGCTTAATGTATCAGATAAAAAGATGTAGTGCACCTTGTGTGGGAAAAATTACAAAAGAAGGTTACAACAGGTCCATCAACGATTTAAAGTTATTTTTAGCGGGTAAAACAAAAAAAATACACACGAATTTTATGGATGAAATGCACCATTTTAGTGATAAGTTAGAATATGAAAAAGCAGCAAGTATACGGGATAAAATACGTTTATTAACCTATATCCAATCAAAGAATGTGTTTCATAAATTGGCTGAAAAAAACATAGACATATTTATTATACACGAAGAAAAAAACGAGCAAGAATTTTGCATTCAGGTGTTCATGGTAAGGGATGGACATAATTTTGGCAGTAAGTTGCAGTTTTTAGATAGGCATCCTGGTGTGTTTAAAGATGAGGCACTGTCAAGGTATATCGTACAGTTCTATCAAAATAAACCGATCCCCAAAGAAATTTGGAGCAACATTGACATTAAAGATACACAGAGCATTTCAGCGGTTTTGGCAAAAAAGATAAAAATCACTACTCCTAAAACTGGGGAAAAGAAAAATGTCATAGAATTTGCGTTAGATAACACCAAAGATGCATATAAACAATACCTGGATAATAATCTGGCTAAGGCCGAAATATTCAATGAATTAGCCATAAAATTTGATCTCCTTCATAGCCCAGAAACCATAGAAGTTTATGACAACAGCCATAACCACGGTTCTTATGCGGTTGGATGTATGATAGCTGTAGGGCAAGAGGGGTTTATCAAAAATGCTTACAGAAAGTATAGCATGACTAATTCTGAGATCTCGATGGACGACTTCGCGATGCTTAAAGAAGTGATGAAACGCAGATTTGGCAAGCCATCAAAAGAGATTAGGGTGCCAGATTTAATCATTATAGATGGTGGCAAAGGACAATTATCTGCCGTTTGTTCTGAATTGGAGAAGCTTGGTATATCAAATACTCACGTAATTGCTATGTCTAAAGGGCCTGACCGAAATGCTGGCAGAGAATTTTTTCATCAACCTGGGAGGCAGGCTTTTCAACTGGAAAAAGACAGCAAATTGCTATTGTTCTTACAAAAAATTAGAGATGAAGCTCATAGATTTGCTATCACCTCTCACAGGAAACTCATCAGACAGAGCGTCCAAAAATCCGGGCTGGATAATATCAAGGGCATTGGGGATAAAAGAAAAAAAATATTGCTTTCGCATTTTGGCTCAATAAATCAGTTGAAATCTGCAAGCCAGGAGGATATAGCTAAAGTGAAAGGGCTCAATCAAAAATTGGCCAAAAGTATTTTTCAGTATATAAGTGAATGA
- the pgsA gene encoding CDP-diacylglycerol--glycerol-3-phosphate 3-phosphatidyltransferase, with product MRNLDARMQKNIPNILTLLRILLIPVLVAVFYIESKFAHYVAVSIFIFASITDYFDGALARAWKVQSDFGKVLDPIADKLLVAATLMMMVDKGIAPVLPTLVILCREILVSGMREHLAELKVQVSLPVSRLAKIKTAAQMAAIIILLLGENTTGFRYTDLLGKVAIWTAAVLTAITGYAYLQKGIKNGSVAIR from the coding sequence ATGAGAAATTTAGACGCTAGAATGCAAAAAAATATACCAAATATTCTAACTTTATTGAGAATATTGCTGATTCCTGTTTTGGTCGCTGTTTTTTATATAGAATCAAAGTTTGCTCATTATGTTGCAGTTAGTATATTTATCTTTGCAAGCATTACGGACTACTTTGATGGCGCCCTAGCAAGAGCCTGGAAAGTGCAATCAGACTTTGGCAAGGTGTTGGATCCCATTGCAGACAAACTACTTGTAGCAGCAACTCTTATGATGATGGTAGACAAAGGAATTGCGCCAGTTTTGCCAACCCTTGTAATATTATGCAGGGAAATTTTAGTATCAGGAATGCGGGAGCATTTGGCTGAACTGAAGGTGCAAGTGAGCCTTCCAGTAAGCCGTTTAGCAAAGATAAAAACCGCAGCTCAGATGGCTGCAATTATCATTTTATTGCTTGGGGAAAACACAACCGGATTTAGGTACACAGACCTCTTGGGTAAAGTTGCCATATGGACTGCAGCTGTCCTAACTGCAATAACTGGCTATGCTTACCTACAAAAAGGAATAAAAAATGGGAGTGTTGCCATAAGATAG
- a CDS encoding IS1 family transposase, producing MNIASNKENRNMNTECKKCSSSKYVKNGNIRGMQRYKCKECGCNFTNTKLRGCSPEMKALAVLLYSMGKSSFRWLGKLFKVAHTSVYKWIILYAKKIPRPTVPEELREVEIDEMWHFVDSKKNKLWIWKAYSRELKRVVAWVVGKRNVTTFRKLWKIISRDNCTYYTDAWSVYSEVIPRHQHVVGKQHTLSIESNNSNTRHRIARMTRKTKVVSKSEEVCAGHEVRAKGSSPLWAEIERSIS from the coding sequence ATGAATATAGCGAGCAACAAAGAAAATAGAAATATGAATACAGAGTGTAAAAAATGCAGTAGCAGTAAATACGTTAAGAATGGTAATATTAGGGGTATGCAAAGGTATAAATGCAAAGAGTGTGGATGTAATTTTACAAACACTAAATTAAGAGGCTGTTCGCCAGAGATGAAGGCTCTGGCAGTGTTATTGTACAGCATGGGAAAAAGTAGCTTTAGATGGCTAGGGAAATTATTTAAAGTAGCTCATACTAGCGTATATAAGTGGATAATACTGTATGCTAAAAAGATACCAAGACCAACAGTGCCGGAAGAATTGAGAGAAGTTGAAATAGATGAGATGTGGCATTTTGTAGATTCAAAAAAAAACAAATTATGGATATGGAAAGCCTATAGTAGGGAGCTCAAGAGAGTTGTTGCCTGGGTGGTTGGTAAGCGTAACGTTACAACCTTTAGAAAATTGTGGAAAATCATAAGTAGAGATAATTGCACTTATTACACAGACGCTTGGTCTGTTTATTCAGAGGTTATACCTCGCCATCAACATGTTGTTGGCAAACAACATACACTCTCAATTGAGTCCAATAACTCAAACACAAGGCACAGAATTGCAAGAATGACCAGAAAAACAAAGGTAGTTTCAAAATCTGAAGAAGTGTGCGCCGGGCATGAGGTAAGAGCAAAGGGTTCAAGTCCCTTATGGGCTGAGATAGAGCGGTCCATTAGCTGA
- the ltrA gene encoding group II intron reverse transcriptase/maturase, translating to MVAKDSNTIHGSNSEGSTGAVDHEAHRVTSAIRIPQDLAKDVIGDVVKTANLKSAFKAVKRNKGAPGIDKRTINEVQESLDEIIQELQSSVINGKYTPSCVRGVQIPKPNGKTRLLGIPTVIDRMVQQAIVQVLSPLFDPHFSDNSYGFRPKRSAQGAMSKAKEFVKSGKSWVVDMDIEAFFDNVNHDILMSLIARSISDKKLLKLIRSFLNAGMMQNGLMSKRDLGTPQGGPLSPLLSNILLHELDRELHLRKHSFVRYADDCNIYVTSKNAAQRVLTSITKFLNSKLKLKVNLTKSATSSVQDRKFLGFTLLTDGSAIIARESISLFKDKVRLITKRSRGVKFDTIIRELNQATRGWFHYFKCSDFPKPLWHLDGWIRRRLRSYRIKQRKRKFSIKTFLTAHGVSQRSSWSLACSRKGWWRKSLSHAAHQALNLKYFERNNLFSMYTSFVKHKSETAVCDIACTVV from the coding sequence ATGGTAGCAAAAGATAGCAATACCATCCACGGATCAAATAGTGAAGGCAGTACTGGAGCTGTTGATCATGAGGCGCATAGAGTAACTTCAGCAATTAGAATACCCCAGGACCTTGCAAAAGATGTAATTGGGGATGTAGTTAAAACTGCAAATCTCAAAAGTGCCTTTAAAGCAGTAAAACGCAATAAAGGTGCACCTGGTATCGATAAAAGAACTATCAATGAAGTACAAGAGTCCTTAGATGAGATTATCCAAGAGCTCCAATCTTCAGTTATCAACGGCAAATATACTCCTTCCTGTGTTAGAGGAGTACAAATACCCAAGCCTAATGGTAAAACCCGTTTGCTTGGCATACCTACAGTAATTGATAGAATGGTGCAGCAAGCTATAGTTCAAGTTTTATCACCTTTGTTTGATCCACACTTTTCGGACAATAGCTATGGATTTAGACCTAAGCGTTCTGCGCAAGGCGCTATGTCCAAAGCTAAAGAATTTGTAAAGTCTGGTAAATCATGGGTGGTGGATATGGACATAGAAGCTTTCTTTGATAACGTCAATCATGACATTTTAATGTCTCTAATTGCACGCTCTATCTCTGATAAGAAGCTCTTAAAGCTGATTAGATCGTTCTTAAACGCAGGCATGATGCAAAATGGCTTAATGAGCAAGAGAGACCTAGGGACCCCACAGGGTGGACCGCTCTCCCCTCTTCTAAGCAATATCTTGCTTCATGAACTTGATAGAGAGCTTCATTTACGTAAGCACTCTTTCGTCAGATACGCTGATGATTGTAACATTTATGTTACTTCTAAGAATGCTGCACAGAGAGTACTTACATCTATAACGAAGTTTCTTAACAGTAAGCTCAAACTTAAAGTTAATCTTACTAAAAGTGCTACTAGCTCTGTTCAAGACCGTAAATTCCTTGGATTTACATTGTTAACAGATGGCTCTGCTATTATTGCTAGAGAATCTATATCTCTCTTCAAAGATAAGGTTCGCCTTATCACCAAAAGAAGTAGAGGTGTTAAATTTGATACAATAATCAGAGAGTTAAATCAAGCTACGAGAGGCTGGTTTCACTATTTTAAGTGTTCCGACTTTCCAAAGCCTCTGTGGCATCTGGACGGTTGGATTAGAAGGCGTCTTCGTTCTTACAGGATAAAACAGCGTAAAAGAAAATTCTCGATCAAAACTTTTCTAACTGCTCATGGTGTATCTCAGCGATCTAGCTGGTCACTTGCTTGCTCTAGAAAAGGTTGGTGGAGAAAATCTCTATCTCATGCTGCTCACCAGGCTCTCAATTTAAAGTATTTTGAGAGGAACAACCTATTTTCCATGTATACATCTTTTGTTAAACACAAATCTGAAACCGCCGTATGCGACATCGCTTGTACGGTGGTGTGA
- a CDS encoding IS1 family transposase — translation MWKAYSRELKRVVAWVVGKRNVTTFRKLWKIISRDNCSYYTDDWSVYSEVIPRHQHVVGKQHTLSIESNNSNTRHRIARMTRKTKVVSKSEEVVDLTIKLWVHFEDNNNFLSEQGNFISIFG, via the coding sequence ATATGGAAAGCCTATAGTAGGGAGCTCAAGAGAGTTGTTGCCTGGGTGGTTGGTAAGCGTAACGTTACAACCTTTAGAAAATTGTGGAAAATCATAAGTAGAGATAATTGCAGTTATTACACAGACGATTGGTCTGTTTATTCAGAGGTTATACCTCGCCATCAACATGTTGTTGGCAAACAACATACACTCTCAATTGAGTCCAATAACTCAAACACAAGGCACAGAATTGCAAGAATGACCAGAAAAACAAAGGTAGTTTCAAAATCTGAAGAAGTTGTCGATCTTACGATTAAGCTCTGGGTACATTTTGAGGATAACAATAATTTCCTAAGTGAGCAGGGCAATTTTATATCTATCTTTGGCTAA
- a CDS encoding transposase codes for MDYRIKKRKMSSAHQIIMVCLDQLVGSEHQYRKFKELFNFGAVEQELKGIESPANYKGYGVLRLFKCLLLQFMEDLSDRELERYLSDSVAAKWFCDFDLTEATPDYSVFSRIRSKIGTNLLSKIFAIFRDQLKSQGYMSEVFTFVDASHLISKANLWEERDEARKQKYEKLNNEVLPKVAHDKQAKIGCKGGSKFWYGYKKNM; via the coding sequence GTGGATTACAGAATAAAGAAGAGAAAAATGTCATCAGCGCATCAAATAATAATGGTATGTTTGGATCAATTGGTTGGTAGTGAGCATCAATATCGCAAATTTAAGGAGCTGTTTAATTTTGGGGCAGTAGAGCAAGAGCTGAAGGGAATTGAATCTCCTGCTAATTATAAGGGATATGGTGTTTTACGTTTATTTAAATGCTTGTTGTTACAGTTTATGGAAGATTTGTCAGATCGTGAACTAGAAAGATATTTGAGTGACAGTGTTGCAGCCAAGTGGTTTTGTGATTTTGATTTAACCGAAGCCACACCTGATTATAGCGTTTTTAGTAGAATCCGCTCAAAGATAGGAACAAATTTGTTATCAAAAATCTTTGCCATTTTTAGAGATCAACTAAAATCTCAAGGATATATGAGCGAGGTATTTACTTTTGTTGATGCAAGTCACTTGATCTCCAAAGCTAATTTATGGGAAGAGCGGGATGAAGCCAGAAAACAAAAATATGAAAAACTTAACAACGAAGTCTTGCCTAAAGTCGCACATGATAAACAAGCCAAAATAGGGTGCAAGGGTGGTAGTAAATTTTGGTATGGCTATAAGAAAAACATGTAA
- a CDS encoding transposase has product MINKVAITPANVTDAKGVAHVLPNSGAVYADKGYCVAPAKNAAKSRGIHFCAIKKNNMKQKNFDLDRYYTSIRAPFERVFSQDNKRLRYIGIAKQSVSQR; this is encoded by the coding sequence ATGATCAACAAGGTTGCTATAACGCCTGCTAATGTTACCGATGCAAAGGGAGTTGCGCATGTTTTACCAAATAGTGGAGCAGTTTATGCTGACAAAGGGTATTGTGTTGCACCAGCAAAGAATGCAGCTAAAAGCAGAGGTATTCATTTTTGCGCCATCAAGAAAAACAATATGAAGCAAAAGAATTTTGACCTTGATCGATACTATACTTCCATAAGGGCTCCGTTTGAGAGGGTGTTTTCTCAAGATAATAAACGATTGCGATACATAGGAATTGCCAAACAGAGTGTTAGCCAAAGATAG
- a CDS encoding IS1 family transposase: protein MWKAYSRELKRVVAWVVGKRNVTTFRKLWKIISRDNCTYYTDDWSVYSEVIPRHQHVVGKQHTLSIESNNSNTRHRIARMTRKTKVVSKSEEVVDLTIKLWVHFEDNNNFLSEQGNFISIFG, encoded by the coding sequence ATATGGAAAGCCTATAGTAGGGAGCTCAAGAGAGTTGTTGCCTGGGTGGTTGGTAAGCGTAACGTTACAACCTTTAGAAAATTGTGGAAAATCATAAGTAGAGATAATTGCACTTATTACACAGACGATTGGTCTGTTTATTCAGAGGTTATACCTCGCCATCAACATGTTGTTGGCAAACAACATACACTCTCAATTGAGTCCAATAACTCAAACACAAGGCACAGAATTGCAAGAATGACCAGAAAAACAAAGGTAGTTTCAAAATCTGAAGAAGTTGTCGATCTTACGATTAAGCTCTGGGTACATTTTGAGGATAACAATAATTTCCTAAGTGAGCAGGGCAATTTTATATCTATCTTTGGCTAA
- a CDS encoding adenylate kinase — protein MLVILLGAPGVGKGTQAKLLAEKYSLAILSTGEILRSAVNQGQKIGSQIKDIMSKGGLIPDEIVCSLVEERLKKKSTYNGYILDGFPRTIYQADRLKNIISANTYFDNLYIISLVLDEKEITKRLSSRVLCKNCDHSYNLLTKPTKVRGKCDICGCTEFYVRDDDKEEAVKIRLSAYLMQTAPLIDYYRCYDRYVEIDASQDIIAVHSDITSFIKQYSSLYFS, from the coding sequence ATGTTAGTGATCTTACTGGGTGCGCCTGGTGTTGGAAAAGGTACACAAGCAAAATTGTTAGCAGAAAAATATAGTCTAGCTATTTTATCGACTGGTGAAATTTTAAGAAGTGCCGTTAACCAAGGCCAAAAAATTGGTTCTCAAATAAAAGATATTATGAGCAAGGGTGGTTTGATACCGGATGAGATAGTCTGTTCTTTGGTTGAAGAGAGGTTAAAAAAAAAGTCCACATATAATGGATATATATTAGATGGTTTTCCAAGAACTATTTATCAGGCGGATAGGCTTAAAAATATAATTAGCGCTAATACGTATTTTGACAATTTATACATTATATCTTTAGTCCTGGATGAAAAAGAAATCACAAAAAGACTTTCTTCGAGGGTATTATGCAAAAATTGTGATCATAGTTACAATTTGTTAACTAAGCCAACTAAAGTTAGAGGGAAGTGTGATATATGTGGCTGTACTGAGTTTTATGTTAGAGATGATGATAAAGAGGAAGCTGTAAAAATTAGATTATCCGCATATTTAATGCAAACGGCTCCGCTAATTGATTACTATCGTTGCTATGATCGTTATGTGGAGATAGATGCAAGCCAAGATATTATAGCTGTACACTCTGATATCACTTCGTTCATCAAGCAGTATAGTAGTTTATATTTCTCGTAA
- the secY gene encoding preprotein translocase subunit SecY gives MNTKHKSSSSFSAIGNGDLSRKIFFVIFILVLYRIGTYFPLPGVNLLVLDNIVKAQAKGILGMFNVLTGGALGRMSVFTLNIMPYITASIIMQLLSVVSKEFSEIKKSGEIGRQKINQYSKYLAVILALFQGYGIAVGIESLNYQGTQLISDPGLYFRIATMFSLMGGTVIVIWFADQINLKGIGNGSSMIIFAGIVSGLLPSVSSLLEMGKNNVISTQFLLFCFAIVTFMVLFIVFMEKAHRKLRVQYPRKQVGNKIYAGDSTHLPIKINVSGVIPPIFASAILLFPSTIAGFSSGGDVSVWQKFVAGYFSQGKPLYIIVYICFIIFFSFFYSTIIFNPEETAENLRKNGAVIISKRPGNQTREYIQYVLTRITVIGAAYIAIICAVPEILTSQFNVPFYLGGTSLLIVISVVLDLSSQIQSHMLSSRYANLMKRNNVMRRK, from the coding sequence ATGAACACAAAGCATAAATCTAGCTCTAGTTTTAGTGCCATAGGTAACGGAGATTTGAGTAGAAAAATTTTCTTTGTTATCTTTATTTTGGTGTTGTATAGGATTGGTACATATTTTCCACTGCCTGGAGTTAATTTACTTGTATTAGATAATATAGTAAAAGCACAGGCAAAAGGTATACTTGGGATGTTTAACGTGTTAACGGGTGGTGCATTGGGTAGGATGTCTGTTTTTACGCTTAATATAATGCCCTATATTACTGCTTCTATTATTATGCAGTTGTTGTCTGTTGTATCGAAAGAATTTAGTGAGATAAAAAAGTCAGGTGAGATTGGTAGGCAAAAAATCAATCAATACTCCAAATATTTAGCTGTTATACTGGCCTTATTCCAAGGTTATGGGATTGCAGTTGGTATTGAATCTTTAAATTACCAAGGCACTCAACTTATTAGTGACCCTGGCCTCTATTTTCGTATTGCAACGATGTTTAGTTTGATGGGTGGAACTGTAATAGTAATATGGTTTGCAGATCAAATAAATCTGAAGGGAATCGGTAATGGGAGTTCCATGATAATATTTGCGGGCATAGTCTCTGGGTTATTACCATCAGTATCGTCATTGTTGGAGATGGGGAAGAATAACGTTATATCGACTCAGTTTTTGTTATTCTGTTTTGCAATAGTTACATTTATGGTGTTGTTTATAGTATTTATGGAGAAGGCGCATCGCAAACTTCGTGTGCAATATCCCAGAAAGCAAGTAGGTAATAAAATATATGCTGGTGATTCAACTCACTTGCCGATAAAAATTAATGTTTCTGGCGTAATCCCACCTATATTTGCGAGTGCAATACTATTGTTCCCTTCGACTATTGCTGGATTTAGTAGTGGTGGCGATGTTAGTGTTTGGCAAAAATTTGTTGCTGGATATTTTTCTCAGGGTAAGCCTTTGTATATAATTGTGTATATTTGTTTTATAATATTCTTTTCATTTTTTTACAGTACTATAATATTCAATCCTGAAGAAACTGCAGAGAATCTAAGAAAAAATGGGGCGGTTATTATCAGTAAAAGACCTGGTAATCAAACTAGGGAGTACATACAATACGTTTTAACAAGAATTACTGTAATTGGTGCTGCATATATTGCGATTATTTGTGCGGTCCCTGAAATTTTGACATCACAATTTAACGTACCATTTTATTTGGGAGGAACGAGTCTTCTGATAGTTATTAGTGTTGTGTTGGATTTGAGTTCCCAAATTCAGTCTCATATGTTAAGCAGTAGATATGCTAACCTGATGAAGAGAAATAATGTGATGAGGCGCAAGTAA
- the rplO gene encoding 50S ribosomal protein L15 has protein sequence MLLNELKGNEKSRKKRKCLGRGIASGKGKTCGRGGKGQTARSGVALAGFEGGQTPLYRRLPKRGFKSRNSKDYQIINLYQINYLVKNKKTTNEIKLQDLEKLGLYDSSKGPLKLLGKGGFQESFSIEVNMASKKLIEAAAKSDSTVKLIDNEHKA, from the coding sequence ATGCTATTAAACGAGTTAAAGGGCAACGAAAAATCCAGAAAGAAAAGAAAATGTTTGGGCAGAGGGATTGCTTCTGGCAAGGGAAAGACATGTGGCAGAGGTGGTAAAGGTCAGACTGCGAGAAGTGGTGTTGCTCTTGCAGGATTTGAGGGTGGCCAAACTCCTTTGTATAGACGTTTGCCAAAGAGAGGTTTCAAATCAAGAAATAGTAAAGATTATCAAATTATAAATTTATATCAGATCAATTATTTGGTAAAAAACAAAAAAACAACAAATGAAATTAAATTGCAAGATCTGGAGAAACTGGGGTTATATGATTCTAGTAAAGGTCCATTGAAATTGCTAGGTAAAGGTGGGTTTCAAGAATCTTTTAGCATAGAAGTAAACATGGCTTCGAAGAAGTTAATTGAAGCTGCAGCAAAAAGCGATTCTACTGTAAAATTAATTGATAATGAACACAAAGCATAA
- the rpsE gene encoding 30S ribosomal protein S5 codes for MANNVEIVERLVNVGRCTKVVKGGRRFSFSVIVVAGDRKGRVGYGLGKASEVMDAKSKASEEARKNMIKIPLREGRTLHHDVSGKFCSGRVIMRSAPPGTGVIAGGAVRAVFDVLGVKDIVAKSIGSNNPHNMIKAAFECLQNVKTPKRAAEKRGKKIAEIISSREKI; via the coding sequence ATGGCTAATAATGTGGAAATAGTAGAAAGGCTTGTAAACGTTGGTAGGTGTACCAAAGTTGTTAAGGGTGGTAGAAGATTTAGTTTTTCTGTGATAGTTGTAGCTGGTGATAGAAAAGGAAGAGTTGGTTATGGACTTGGTAAGGCGTCTGAGGTTATGGATGCAAAATCTAAGGCATCGGAAGAAGCTAGGAAAAATATGATAAAAATCCCTTTGAGAGAGGGCAGAACACTGCATCACGACGTGAGTGGGAAGTTTTGTTCTGGTAGAGTTATCATGAGGTCTGCACCTCCTGGAACTGGTGTGATAGCAGGTGGAGCGGTGAGGGCTGTATTTGATGTTTTAGGTGTGAAGGATATTGTGGCTAAGTCGATAGGGTCGAATAATCCACATAACATGATAAAAGCTGCTTTTGAGTGCTTGCAAAATGTTAAGACACCAAAGAGGGCAGCTGAAAAAAGAGGCAAGAAAATTGCAGAAATTATTAGCTCAAGAGAAAAAATTTAA
- the rplR gene encoding 50S ribosomal protein L18 — MLEKRLKAIRRKERTRYKLKKNSSIHRIRLCFYTSNQYIYGQVINDNEGRTITSFATYHKDFSDLKRKNNTKAAAMLGEKVAKALVERNIKDVYFDRGQRIYHGKAKAFAESARQNGLNF, encoded by the coding sequence ATGTTGGAAAAAAGACTAAAAGCAATCAGGCGTAAAGAAAGAACAAGGTATAAACTCAAAAAAAATAGCTCAATTCATAGAATTAGGTTGTGTTTTTATACATCTAATCAATATATATATGGGCAGGTTATCAATGATAATGAAGGCCGTACAATAACTTCTTTTGCCACTTATCATAAGGATTTTAGCGATTTAAAAAGAAAGAATAATACAAAAGCTGCTGCAATGCTTGGAGAAAAAGTAGCTAAGGCGTTGGTGGAAAGAAACATAAAGGATGTTTATTTTGATAGGGGGCAGCGTATATATCACGGGAAGGCAAAGGCATTTGCTGAAAGTGCAAGGCAAAATGGTTTAAATTTTTGA